A genomic segment from Candidatus Zixiibacteriota bacterium encodes:
- a CDS encoding DNA-3-methyladenine glycosylase I, which yields MPDPANYADRRRRCPWAGNDPLYVSYHDTEWGVPIHDDRLLFEFLILEGMQAGLSWLTILRKRGNFRKAFNGFDAGRVARYDPRRIERLLTDPGIIRNRAKVEAAVGNARAFLSVVDEFGSFDSYIWRFTQGQAIVNRWKELSDLPAETAESQAMSKDLRSRGFRFVGPTICYAHMQATGMVNDHLVRCFRHREVRALR from the coding sequence ATGCCGGATCCGGCCAATTATGCCGACCGACGTCGCCGCTGCCCGTGGGCGGGAAACGATCCGCTCTATGTGTCGTATCACGACACCGAGTGGGGCGTCCCGATCCACGATGACCGCCTGCTGTTTGAGTTTCTGATTCTTGAGGGGATGCAAGCGGGGCTCAGTTGGCTGACGATTCTCCGCAAGCGCGGCAACTTCCGGAAAGCGTTCAATGGTTTCGATGCGGGCAGAGTCGCACGGTACGACCCACGCAGGATCGAACGGCTTCTGACCGATCCCGGCATCATACGCAATCGCGCCAAAGTCGAAGCCGCCGTCGGCAACGCGCGGGCGTTTCTGAGCGTTGTCGACGAATTCGGCAGTTTCGATTCATACATCTGGCGTTTCACCCAGGGCCAAGCGATCGTCAATCGCTGGAAGGAACTCTCCGACCTTCCCGCGGAAACCGCCGAGTCGCAGGCGATGAGCAAGGACTTGAGATCGCGTGGATTCCGATTCGTCGGTCCGACCATCTGCTACGCGCACATGCAGGCGACCGGAATGGTCAACGACCACCTGGTCCGGTGTTTTCGTCACAGAGAAGTCCGCGCACTGCGATAG